One window from the genome of Gimesia aquarii encodes:
- a CDS encoding RNA polymerase sigma factor → MQLKMVDKKIEEKESLSSGGVTSDARLVEAARKGDDSAFGELVLRYERRLIRVIIQFVKSPELAEDLAQDTFLKSYERLDQFDTSRRFGPWLFRIGVNHALDYLRKQKRRGWWLLFSDSPSDSPFDPAVPDPRAKIDINQEVQAILEEIPEKYRTVLVLRDLENFSTSEIAAILDRKEATIRWRLAEARNRFQKLWSSRQNVDTSMSSKE, encoded by the coding sequence ATGCAGTTGAAAATGGTCGATAAAAAAATAGAGGAAAAAGAATCTCTATCATCTGGCGGCGTAACCAGTGACGCACGTTTGGTAGAGGCAGCTCGCAAGGGTGATGACAGTGCATTCGGTGAGTTAGTCCTTCGCTATGAGAGACGACTTATTCGTGTGATCATTCAGTTTGTCAAAAGCCCGGAGTTAGCTGAAGATCTGGCGCAGGATACTTTCCTGAAAAGCTACGAGCGGCTTGATCAATTCGATACATCCAGACGGTTCGGCCCCTGGTTATTTCGAATTGGGGTCAATCATGCGTTAGATTATCTTCGTAAACAAAAAAGAAGAGGTTGGTGGTTATTGTTTAGTGATAGCCCCTCCGATTCTCCCTTTGACCCGGCTGTTCCGGATCCGAGGGCCAAAATTGATATTAATCAAGAAGTGCAAGCCATTCTGGAAGAGATTCCTGAAAAGTACCGAACTGTGCTTGTGCTTCGAGATCTGGAAAACTTTTCTACTTCTGAAATAGCCGCCATTCTGGATCGAAAAGAAGCTACAATTCGCTGGCGACTGGCTGAAGCAAGAAATCGTTTCCAAAAACTATGGTCTAGCCGACAAAATGTTGATACCTCCATGTCGAGCAAGGAATAA
- a CDS encoding anti-sigma factor family protein yields the protein MYCAQCNGLKSRVALAVGNDLSGSELELLEKQLKNCDQCRSQYEELQKSYDALQKQLDSAPVPSLQDSVWPKVSAKIAAQRRKNRPTRFNFLLPTLTTVACCLALLLVTNSPNPVQQTFPTPTKSYHPVFIGDQNLSPVDNVIRKFPERQWGLPETSPAIDTNPYGYNLPRLRHDSTNLNDLHSIKF from the coding sequence ATGTACTGCGCACAATGCAATGGTTTGAAATCACGGGTCGCCCTCGCAGTTGGTAACGACTTATCTGGTTCAGAACTTGAACTTTTAGAAAAACAACTCAAGAACTGTGATCAATGCCGCTCTCAATACGAAGAGTTGCAAAAAAGCTATGACGCACTTCAGAAACAGTTGGACAGTGCACCTGTGCCTTCCTTACAAGACAGTGTCTGGCCTAAAGTCTCAGCTAAGATTGCTGCACAACGCCGAAAAAATCGTCCTACCCGGTTCAACTTCTTGTTGCCTACCTTGACGACGGTTGCCTGCTGTCTGGCTTTGCTTCTGGTGACAAATTCGCCTAACCCTGTACAACAAACTTTCCCTACTCCAACGAAATCTTATCATCCCGTTTTCATCGGTGATCAGAATCTGAGTCCCGTCGATAATGTGATTCGTAAATTTCCGGAAAGACAGTGGGGATTACCTGAAACATCACCCGCAATCGACACGAATCCTTACGGATATAATCTGCCTCGTTTAAGGCACGATTCAACAAATTTGAACGACTTACATTCCATTAAATTTTAA
- a CDS encoding GNAT family N-acetyltransferase, with amino-acid sequence MSITISLATKAEQSEASAFIFADAAEAERESQTQDFMKSISSGEIDKTQILIARDSGALIGVGVLIFTDLTTAFLWPPFTQRDDCAEAILQEMATRIDQSEASIGQSLLEPGQMNHRRMLSRNGFPHLTNLMFMRHPLTKLSQATLNDEHLLWIKFDEHKNRKRFLDLLELTHQSSHDCPALNQSRTAEESLESHRSSGDSDQNHWYLCHRNGVDLGVLLMTEHKKDNVWEVVYMGVAPEYRGNGYGATLIQHGLLEAQTHSQTAVILAVDYKNSYAIKIYEELGFVSQYTLSVHARICSRFPEKKTTNQ; translated from the coding sequence ATGTCGATTACCATCTCTTTAGCAACCAAAGCCGAACAATCAGAGGCTTCGGCTTTTATCTTTGCGGACGCAGCAGAAGCTGAGCGAGAGTCACAGACTCAGGATTTCATGAAATCGATTTCTTCAGGAGAAATCGATAAAACTCAAATTCTGATCGCGAGAGATTCAGGTGCGCTGATTGGAGTAGGAGTTCTGATATTCACAGATTTAACAACGGCATTCTTATGGCCTCCTTTTACGCAGCGTGACGACTGTGCAGAAGCAATTCTACAGGAAATGGCTACACGTATCGACCAATCCGAAGCCAGTATCGGTCAATCCTTGCTGGAACCAGGACAGATGAATCATCGACGGATGCTGAGCCGTAATGGATTTCCTCATTTAACCAACCTGATGTTCATGAGACATCCTCTGACCAAACTGAGTCAAGCCACTTTAAATGATGAGCATTTGCTGTGGATCAAATTTGATGAACACAAAAACCGCAAACGATTCCTGGATTTGCTGGAGCTAACACATCAGTCTTCTCATGATTGCCCCGCACTGAATCAATCTCGAACTGCTGAAGAATCATTAGAATCTCACCGGAGTTCAGGAGATTCTGACCAGAATCACTGGTATCTGTGTCATCGAAACGGAGTCGATCTAGGCGTACTACTGATGACTGAACACAAAAAAGATAATGTCTGGGAAGTCGTCTACATGGGAGTGGCTCCAGAATATCGGGGAAATGGGTACGGTGCTACTTTGATTCAACATGGATTACTGGAAGCCCAGACCCACAGCCAGACGGCTGTCATACTAGCCGTTGATTACAAAAATTCCTATGCGATAAAGATTTATGAAGAATTGGGATTTGTGAGTCAATACACTTTGAGTGTTCATGCGCGGATCTGTTCTCGTTTTCCCGAAAAAAAAACAACAAATCAATAA
- the dnaA gene encoding chromosomal replication initiator protein DnaA has translation MQPKSLAVEGTLCGSTQKQPTEAKLGPVNTETSEQSITQLLAQQVGERSFQNWFAGKVSFKIEGNLLTIGVASPFLLSWMQKKFSSQIYATALACIGPSAEYRFEVNPDLVQVSNNKTSNIEPTHSTTVTLETNPSSSSSKKTSGAHKRSDQKKLKKETSRYKGRLFSNLSTFVTGKSNQLAYTATLQASDQPGVLYNPLFIHGGVGVGKTHLLEGFYRKVRQLYPSLQVVFLTAESFGNYFSKALQERSVPSFRQRFRNVDVLIIDDVDFFESKRIFQEELLHTIKHLESHGRQLVFSSDRHPRLLTKMSEELTTRFLSGLVCRVESPEIELRLEITRQRALKLKTPITKGALEYVSRRFTNNVRELEGAMNCLQTYHVMTKQKITTSMARQILADLERDCIRIVKLDDIKQIVCSTFGISEADLKSSRRARNISQPRMLAMFLGRKLTQAAYSEIGEFFGGRNHSTVMFAEKQVRKWLENRSSIQVALQEWPMEEIIESLEQQLLAS, from the coding sequence ATGCAACCCAAGTCTTTGGCAGTGGAGGGTACGCTTTGTGGGTCAACACAAAAGCAACCAACGGAAGCCAAGCTGGGGCCTGTAAATACCGAAACAAGTGAGCAATCGATTACGCAATTGCTCGCGCAGCAGGTCGGTGAACGCAGCTTCCAGAACTGGTTTGCAGGAAAAGTCAGCTTCAAAATAGAAGGCAATCTTCTCACCATAGGCGTTGCCAGTCCATTTTTGCTGAGCTGGATGCAAAAAAAGTTTTCTTCCCAAATCTACGCGACGGCTCTTGCCTGTATTGGTCCCTCAGCGGAATATCGGTTTGAAGTGAATCCTGATCTGGTTCAAGTTTCAAATAACAAAACCTCAAATATAGAGCCAACTCACTCGACTACTGTAACTTTAGAAACAAATCCCTCTTCTTCGAGTTCAAAAAAGACATCAGGCGCGCACAAACGAAGTGATCAGAAGAAATTAAAAAAAGAAACATCGCGTTACAAAGGCAGGCTCTTTTCGAACCTTTCAACATTTGTAACTGGCAAGTCAAACCAACTGGCGTATACGGCAACGCTTCAAGCCAGCGATCAGCCGGGAGTGCTTTACAACCCACTCTTTATTCACGGTGGAGTCGGTGTAGGTAAAACTCACCTTTTAGAAGGATTCTATCGCAAAGTCCGACAACTCTATCCTTCATTGCAAGTCGTTTTTCTTACAGCAGAATCATTCGGAAACTACTTCTCGAAAGCATTACAAGAAAGGTCTGTTCCCAGTTTTCGTCAGCGATTCCGAAATGTTGATGTGCTCATCATCGATGATGTTGATTTTTTTGAATCCAAACGGATCTTTCAGGAAGAGCTCTTACACACGATCAAGCATTTGGAAAGCCATGGCCGACAACTCGTTTTTTCGTCAGACAGACACCCACGCCTGCTAACGAAAATGAGTGAGGAACTTACGACTCGGTTTCTCTCAGGACTAGTCTGTCGTGTGGAATCACCTGAAATCGAGTTGAGACTCGAGATTACCCGGCAACGCGCTTTGAAATTAAAGACTCCTATCACAAAGGGGGCTTTGGAATATGTTTCCAGACGATTTACCAATAATGTCCGGGAACTGGAAGGCGCCATGAACTGTCTGCAAACGTATCACGTCATGACGAAGCAGAAAATCACGACTTCAATGGCACGTCAGATTCTGGCTGATCTGGAACGTGATTGTATCCGAATTGTCAAACTTGACGATATTAAACAAATCGTATGCTCTACCTTCGGCATCTCTGAAGCAGATTTGAAATCATCTCGCAGAGCCAGGAATATCAGCCAACCTCGAATGCTGGCTATGTTTCTTGGAAGAAAATTAACGCAAGCGGCATATAGTGAAATTGGAGAGTTCTTTGGAGGCCGTAATCACAGCACTGTGATGTTCGCAGAAAAACAGGTCAGAAAATGGCTTGAAAATCGATCTTCGATTCAAGTTGCCTTACAAGAATGGCCTATGGAAGAAATCATCGAATCTCTCGAACAACAGCTCTTAGCCAGTTAA